Within the Kribbella aluminosa genome, the region CCGCGGGCGCGGACCAGTTCGATCGCGGTCGCGCCGGCGATCGACACGATCACCGCGGTCAGCACCGGCGCGCTCCCGGTCAGCAGGCCGAGCGCGACACCGGTGATCGCGATGTGCCCGATCCCGTCACCCATCAACGACAGCCGCCGCTGCACCAGGTACGTCCCGATCGCCGGCGCGGACAACCCGGTGAGCAGCCCCGCGATCAGCGCCCGCTGCATGAACTCCAGTTGGAACATCGTCATGGGGCCTCCCGGTCTGGACTGAGTAGCGGAGGGAGCGGAGGAAACGAAACGACCAGAGCGACGAGGGAAGACCGGGAGTCACAGCCCCATGACCCAGCGCGCCGGAGGCGTGCAATGTGCACAGTCATGACGGCATCCAGCCTGGTTCGTCGTCGGAGGTGTGGGAGTGGTGGACGTGGGCGTGGGTCTGGGAGGCGTGCGGCGGGCCGTCGTACACGATCCGGCCGCGGCGCATCACCACCGAGCGGTCGATCAGCGCGTCCATCGGGCCGAGGTCGTGGCTCACCATCACGACCGTCGTACCGCGCTCGACCCGCTCGCGGACGGCGTCGGCGAAGATCTGCTGGCTGGCGAGATCCACGCCGGCGGTCGGCTCGTCGAGGACCAGCAGTTCCGGATCGGACACCAGCGCCCGGGCGATCAGGACCCGTTGCTGCTGCCCGCCGGACAGCTCCGCGACCGCGTCCTTGCGCCGGTCGGCCATGTCGACGACCTGCAGCGCGTCCTCGATCGCTTGCTTGCCGGCGGCACCGAGTGGCGTGAACAGCCGGCGCTTCGAGAGCAGCCCGGACGACACCACCTCGTACACCGTCGCCGGTACGCCGCCCGCCGCGGTGATCCGCTGCGGCACGTACCCGACCCGGCGCCACTCGCGGAACCGGCGGACCGGCGTACCGAACAGCCGGACCTCACCGCGGGCCGCGGGCAACAGACCGACGACGGTCTTGATCAGCGTGGACTTGCCCGAGCCGTTCGTGCCGAGCACGGCCAGCACCTCGCCCTGGCGGATCCGCAGATCGATCCCACGAAGCACCAGCCGGCCGCCCAGCTCGACGGAAAGATCGTCGACCTGAACGGCCCGAGCTGACGTATCTGTCACGAGCAGGTGTTCGCCTTCTGTAGTTCTTTCAGGTTCCGCTGCATGAGGGTCAGGTAGGTGTCCTTGGAGTTCGCGTCGGACAGGCCCTCGATCGGGCTCAGTACGGCGGTCTTGACGCCGACGTCGTTCGCGATCGTCTCGGCCACCTTCGGACTCACCAGCTCCTCGTAGAAGATCGTGGTCACGTGCTGGGCCTTCACGATGTCCTGGACCTCCTTGATCCGGCTCGGGGTCGGCTCCGCGTCCGGCGTGAACCCCGCGATCCCGATCATCGTCAGACCGTACCGCTTCGCGAGGTAGGCGAACGCCTCGTGGCTGGTCACGAACGTCGTCAGCTTGCAGCTCGCCAGACCGGTCCTGTACTCCGTGTCCAGCGTGCCGAGCTGCGCGAGCAGTGCCTTGGCCCGTTCGTGGTACCCGGCGGCGTTCGCGCTGTCGACGGTCGCGAGTTTCTCCTCGACCGCCTTGACGACGTCGCCGTACCGCACCGGGTCGAGCCAGAAGTGCGGATCGAGGGCGTTGTCGTTGTGCGCGATCGGCGCCGCGCCGGTGTGCTGCTCGAAGTCCGCGCCGGTGTTCTCCAGCTGGGCGGCCGGGGCGACGTCGAAGCCGGCGTCCTTGGCGTTCTGCGCGACGGCCTCGTCGACGGCGGGCTGCAGGCGCTTCTCGTAGACGACGAGCTTCGCCTCCGCGATCGAGGCGACCTGCTTCGGGGTCAGCTCGAGGTCGTGCGGCTCGACGCCGGGGGCGGTGAGAGTGGTCACGTGTACCGCGTCGCCGCCCACCGTGCGGGCGATGAACTCGAGCGGGTAGAACGACGCGACGACGCTGAGCTTGCCGTCCGCCGTACCGCCGGCAGTCGCGCCACCGCACCCCGCGAGGGCGAGGGTGGCCAGCGTCGCGGCACCGGCGATAATTGCGCGAAGACCAGATCTCATGACAATCATTTTCATTCTAGTTGGAAGTGGTTGTCAAAACAGGGAGTTCACGATGGCCAGCCGCAACGTCGGGCGACGGCGTGCCGACCGCAAGGGCAACCGCCGCAAGGTGCTCGACATTCCTCAGGGCCACGGCCACGGGCATGGGCACGGCCACGGCGATCATGTGGTGGACACCTCGGTGGTGAACTCGGACGCGATCGTGGCCCGGCGGGTCCGGATCGTCGTCGCCGCCGTCCTGACCCCGTTGATCATCGCCTCCGTCGTGCTGCTGATCGTGCTCTGGCCGGGCGCCAGGGTGAAGGTCGAGTCGTACCAGACCAGCACCGCGCGTGGCGAGGTCACCGCTCTGAAGGCCTGCCCGGACCCGAGGGACAAGTGCGACCTGGCGACGGTCAAGCTGAGCAACACCCCGGAGAAGGGAAAGGCGGTGCCGGTCCAGGTGCCGAAGGTCGGCGGGTCGCCGATCCCGGTCAAGGTCGGCCAGGAGGTGATGCTCGCCATCGAGAAGGGCGCCCCGCCGGACCAGAAGTACCAGTACGTCGACCACGACCGGACCAAGCCGCTGCTGATCCTCGCGGTGATCTTCGCGATCGCTGTCGTCGCGCTGTCGCGGTGGCGCGGGTTCGCGGCGCTGGTCGCGCTCGCGGTGACCGCGGTGATGCTCGTCCAGTTCATCCTGCCGGCGATCCTGAAGGGCTCGAATCCGCTGCTCGTCGCGGTCGTCGGTGGCGCGGTGATCATGATCATCGCGGTGTTCCTGACCCACGGGATCAACGCCGAGTCGTCGATCGCACTGGCCGGGACGATCGCCGCGCTCGGGCTGACTGTGCTGCTGGGCTGGTTCTTCACCGGACTGTCGCAACTGAGTGGCCTCGCAGCCGAGGGGGCGTCCGCGGCGCAGGGGTTCTCTCCGCACCTCGACCTGGCCGGGCTCCTGGTCGCAGGGATGGTGATCGGCGCCCTGGGAGTGCTCGACGACGTGACGGTCACGCAGGCGGCCGCTGTCTGGGAGTTGTCCGCGGCCAATCCCGCCGCGAGCCGGCGCGAGCTGTTGTCGGCTGGCCTGCGGATCGGCCGGACGCACGTGGCCTCGGTGGTGAACACGCTGGTCCTGGCGTACGCCGGTGCCGCGATGCCGGTGCTGCTCGTGTTCGCGATCCAGGATCTGCCGATACTGTCGGTGATCTCCACCGAGGCGGTCGCGATGGAGGTGGTCCGCGGCCTGGTCGGCAGCCTCGGCATCATCGCGGCCGTCCCGCTCACCACCGCTCTGGCCGCGATGGCGGTCGCGGACCGCTCCCGCGACCTGGTCGCCACGCCGGATCCCGCCCCCTAGTCGCTCGGCAGCTCTTACGCTGCTAATAGGTCACGGAGTGTCCGCCAGCACGCACTTTCCGTGTCCACACGGGGTGAGGAGTGCTGATGAGATTCCGTCATCGGGACGGTTCGACCGTTCATCTCGGGTACTGCGCGTCGGTGCACCCGGTCGCGGACCTGGACGAACTCGTCGCGCGGTTGGACGGCTGTGCCGGCGTGGTGCGGTCCGCGCTCGACGTACCGGTGCTGGGTGTCGGTCTGTGGTTCCCGCACCGGCTGGCCGACCGGCTGGCGAACTCGCCGGCGTCGCTGAGCAGACTCCGCCGCGCGCTGCACCGCAACCAGCTGGAGGTCGTTACCGTGAACGGCATCCCGCACACCGGCAAGGCGGGTGGCACCGACCTGTACTGTCCGGACTGGACCGAGCCCGAGCGGCTCCGGTACACGGTGGACCTGATCGACGTACTCGCGGAGCTGCTCCCGGACGATGCGACGTACGGCTCGATCTCGACCGTGCCGCTCGCGTGGCGGGTGCCGTGGTCGCGGGCGCGCAACCGGGCGGCGCGGGAGGCGTTCGACCGCGTCGAGCAGCACCTGGCCCATACCGAGACCAGGACCGGCCGGCGGATCCGGATTGCCGTCGAGACCGAGCCTGGGTGTGTTCTGGAGATGATCGGCCAGGCTGCGGCGTGGCTGGCCCGCTATTCGAGCCCGGACGGCGGTACGTCGCGTATTGGGCTGGGGCTCGACGTGTGTCACCTGGCGGTTCAGTTCGAGGACCCTGCCGAGTCTTTCGAGCTCTTGTGGCGAGCGGGCGTTGACGTGGTCAAGGCGCAGCTGTCGGTTGCTCCCACGCTGGTAGACCCGTCTGACGTGTCCGGGCGGTACGTGCTCGGTCAGCTCGGCGTACCGAAGTACCTGCGGCAGGTGCGTGAGTGGGGTGGGCCGGGTGTGGACGACGTGGCGCAGTCGCCGCAGCTGTCGGGCCATGCGGCTTGGCGGATGCATGCGCACCTGGCGACGCATGCTGTGGCACCAGCTCCGCTCAGTGTGACTACCGGCGTACTGGATGACTGTCTGGCGCGGCTGGTGGGTGGTGGGCATCCGTTGACGCACCACTTGGAGTCAGAGGTGTACGTGTGGCCGCGGGACCCCAGAACCCAGCAGGCGTTGGCGAAACGGCTCAGCAAGGAGCTGTCCTGGCTACGGAACCGGCTGACCGCTCTCGGGCTGCAGGAGGTCTGAGTAGTCGGGGAGTGCCGTAGAGCTGAACACCTTGCCTACCGCGTTCTGCGACCAGATGAGGCGCTGCAGGGCCGTGGGTAGCTTGGCCAGCGTGGCAGCGGCTCCCGGCATCAGCCGCACTGTGAGCGCGTTGCTGGGGATAACTGTGCCCATGACCTTCGGGCTGAGCCGGCGGCTGCTGTCGACCAGCGGCCGGATGATCCGCTCGTAGTTGCGGAGCCCTGACGGCAGGTCGCTGCGAGCAGCAGCCAACTCGCCGGCCAGGATGTACGCCGCGACGACGGCCAGGCTCGTGCCACCGCCAACGGCCGGCCCCGGACAATAACCCGCGTCTCCTACTAGCCCGACCCGGCCCGACACCCATGATTCCAGGGTGACCTGGGCGATCGAGTCGAAGTAGAAGTCCTCGGCCGGCTGCAGGTGCTCCAGCAACTGCGGCACCTTCCAGCCGTAGTCGCCGAACTCCTTGACCAGCAGGGCTTTCTGCTGGTCCGTGTCGCGGTGGTCGTACGTCAGGTCGCCGCGGAACAGGAACCCCGCGCGGACTTGGCCGGTCTGGTGCACGCCGTAGATGCCGACCAGTTTGCCGACCGAGAAGTGCGCGAGCGTGTGGTTGCCGAGGCCGAACACGTCCGGCATCGAGAACACCGCGAGGTAGCCGCCGAGCGGGCGGTGCAGTTCTTCCTCGGAACCGAACACGAGCCGCCGCACGTTCGAGTGCAGTCCGTCGGCCCCGATCACCAGGTCGAACCGGCGCCGCAGCCCGGAGTCGAACGTGACGTCGACGCCTTCGCCGTCGTCGTGGAGGCTCGCGATCGAGTCGCCGAACAGGTACTCGGCGCTGCCGCGGCCGGCGTCGTACAGGACCTTGGTCAGCTCGCCGCGCAGGATTTCGACGTGCCGGCTGGAGATCCCGGCGTATATCCGGCTCAGGTCGACCTCGACCGGGCGCCTGCCGAACCGTTCGACGGTCATCGAGTCGAGCTGGGTGCGGGCCGCCTCGATCGTGTCCCAGCAGCCCATCCGGCGGGTGACCTCCGCGGCCGCGCCGTACAGATCGACGGCGTGCCCGCCGAGCCCGTGCCGCGCGGCCGGTGTGCGTTCGACGACCGTCGGCTCGAAGCCGTACCGGTGCAGCCAGTAGGCGAGCACCGGTCCGGCCACGCTCGCGCCGGAGATCAGAATCTTCATCTCGTCCTCCTTACTTATCGGAAGGTAAGTAAACGAGGACGGTGTTGTCAATGGCTTACTTAACGGAAGGTCAGATAATCTTCCGGGTATGCCGAGACGACGGACCGGTGACACCCGGGCGCGGATCCAGCAGGCCGCGCTCGAGCTGTTCGCCGTACAGGGGGTGCAGCAGACCAGCCTGCGCGACATCGCCGACCGCCTCGGTGTCACCAAACCGGCGCTCTACTACCACTTCGCGTCCCGCGAGGAGCTGCTGAACAGCCTGGTCGAGCCGATGATCGCCGACTTCGAGGCGTACGCCGCAGCCCAGCGGGCGGCCGCGCCGGTGCCGCCGCGGGAGCTGCTCGGCTCGTACTTCGACCTGTCCTACCGGCACCGCGGGCTGATCCAGCTCGCGATCCGGGACCTGTCCGTACTGCACGAACTGAAGCTGACCGACCGCTTCATCGAGTGGCGCGGCGCCGTCGCCGAGCTGCTGATCGGCACCGAACCGTCGCTGTCCGGCGTGGTCCGCTGCATGGTCGCGCTCGGCGGCCTGTCCGACTGCGCGGTGATGATCGACCACGAGCCGGTCGAGGAACTCCGCGAGGCGGCCGTCGAGGCTGCCTACGACAGCCTCGGACGGCCCTGACTGCCGGCGGGCTAGCCGTTGGCGATGCGGGACACCGCGAACAGCGCGATGATCAGGATCGAGAAGATCCGCAGGAACTTCGGCCCGCCGGTCACGGCCGGCCACGACAGGAACGCCAGCCAGCCGAGCAGCAGCGCCAGCAGCAGCAGCGCCGGCACCCCGACGGCGACCGGCGCGAACACCCCGGCCAGCGCCAGCACCAGGGTGATACCGGGCAGGGTCAGCTTGGGTGCGGCGTGCAGCCTCGCGACGTACGGATAACTGGCCTTCGTGATCCGCTGCCGCAATGGGCTGCTGGGGGTGCTCATGACCCCATTGTTCCAGGTCTTATGGTTGGCCCCGTGTTCGTGGTGATCAGGTTCCGGGTGGGGGAGTCCGAGCAGGCCGGGTTCGGAGAGCGGTTGCGGGCCGCCGTCGACGTGCTCGCGCTGCAGAAGGGGTTCGTCGCGGCCCGGACCGGGCGGAACGTGGACGACCCGGAACTGCTGGCGCTCACGCTGGAGTTCGAGAACGTCGGGAGCTACCGGCGGGCGCTGTCGCCGTACGACGTGAAGCTCACCGCCGTACCGCTGCTGTCGCAGGCGATCGACGAGCCGACGGCGTACGAAGATTTGCTGATGTAGCACGGATTCGATAGCGGGCGCCGGGGACCGATAGCCTGGAGCCTTCCATAGATTTTTCTGTACCCGTTCTGGAGTTCAAAAGTGCCCGTGGAAACCGTCGATGCCGTCGTCAGCCTCAGCAAGCGGCGGGGATTCGTGTACCCGTGCGGCGAGATCTACGGCGGTACCAAGTCGGCCTGGGACTACGGTCCGCTCGGCGTCGAGCTGAAGAACAACGTCCGCAGCCAGTGGTGGCGGACGATGGTGACCGGCCGCGACGACATCGTCGGGCTGGACTCCTCGGTGATCCTGCCGACCCAGGTCTGGGAGGCGTCCGGGCACCTGGCCGAGTTCGTCGACCCGCTGACCGAGTGCCAGTCCTGCCACAAGCGGTTCCGCGACGACCACCTCCGCGAGGACTACGCCCGCCGCAAGAACAAGGACGCCGACAACGTCAAGCTCGCCGAGATCGCCTGCCCGAACTGCGGCAACAAGGGCACGTTCACCGAGCCGCGGATGTTCAACGGCCTGCTGAAGACGTACCTCGGCCCGGTCGAGTCCTCCGAGGGCCTGCACTACCTGCGCCCGGAGACCGCGCAGGGCATCTTCGTCAACTTCGCGAACGTGATGGGCACCGCCCGGAAGAAGCCGCCGTTCGGCATCGCCCAGGTCGGCAAGAGCTTCCGGAACGAGATCACCCCCGGCAACTTCATCTTCCGGACCCGCGAGTTCGAGCAGATGGAGATGGAGTTCTTCGTCGAGCCCGGCTCCGACGAGGACTGGCACGAGTACTGGCTGAAGGCGCGCTGGGACTGGTACACCGGCCTCGGGCTGAGTGCGGACAACATGCGCTTCTACGAGCACCCGAAGGAGAAGCTCAGCCACTACTCGAAGCGCACCGTCGACATCGAGTACCGGTTCAACTTCGGCGGCAAGGAGTTCGACGAGCTCGAGGGAATCGCGAACCGCACCGACTTCGACCTGTCCACGCACTCGAAGCACTCCGGCGCCGACCTGTCGTACTTCGACCAGGAGAAGGGCGAGCGCTGGACGCCGTACGTGATCGAGCCCGCGGCCGGGCTGACCCGGAACGTGCTCGCGTTCCTGCTCGACGCGTACACCGAGGACGAGGCGCCGAACGCGAAGGGCGGCGTCGACAAGCGCACGGTGCTGCGGTTCGACCCGCGGCTCGCGCCGGTCAAGGCCGCCGTACTGCCGCTGTCCCGGAACGCCGATCTGTCGCCGAAGGCCCGCGACCTGGCCGCCGAGCTCCGGAAGAACTGGAACGTCGACTTCGACGACGCCGGCGCGATCGGCCGCCGGTACCGGCGCCAGGACGAGATCGGTACGCCGTACTGCATCACCGTCGACTTCGACACGCTGGAGGACCAGGCGGTGACGATCCGGGAACGCGACTCGATGAAGCAGGAGCGGGTCGCGCTCACCGAGGTCACCGGGTATCTCGCCCAGCACCTGGTGGGTTGCTGAGCATGAAGACCGCACGGGGTCTGCTCGCGGTGCTGGCCGTGCTCGCGCTGGCGTCGTGCTCGGACAGCAAGAAGGACGCCGGCGGGTCCCCGTCCACTGCTTCTTCGGGTACGCCGACCCTTGCGCAGTCGATCCCCACCGCGTCGACGCCTGCGCTCACCCCGTTGCCGACCCCCAGTACGCCGTGGCCGGCGCCGAAGGTCACCGGCGCGCCCGCCGACGACGCACCGCTGGCCGAGCGGATCACGTTCGCGATCGCGCAGCAGACGCAGATCGCGGCCGGCCGGGCCGCGAAGACGACCGTGAAGTGCCCGGGCATCGACAAGGCCGAAACCGCCGGGCAGCACTCTCTCGACTGCACGGTGACGTACTCCGGGAAGCCGTTCACCGGCAAGCTCACCGTGGACGCGAAGCAGTACAGCGCGTCGTACAAGTTCACCTCGTCGCAGGTCGCGATCGTCCGCGCGAAGGTGATCGACGCGGTGCTCCGGGCGGCCGCCGGTGCGTCGAAGGTCACCTGCGACATGGACGAGATCGGTATCGTCGTCCACGACGGACCGCCGATCGGGTGCGACGTGACCACGACCGCGAACGCCGTACAGCCGTTCAAGGCCTCCGTCACCGGCAACGGCCAGGTCCAGGTGGAGAAGGCGTGACGTGCTGAAGCTTGGCAACCTGACGATCCAGACGCCCGTGGTGCTGGCGCCGATGGCCGGCATCACGAACGCGGCGTACCGGCGGCTGTGCGCGGAGCAGGGCGCCGGGCTGTACGTGTGCGAGATGATCACGTCGCGCGGCATCGTCGAGGGGGACCAGAAGTCGCTCGACATGCTGACGTTCGACGCGCGCGAGACGGTGCGTTCGGTGCAGTTGTACGGCGTGGACCCGACGTACATCGGGCGTGCCGTGCAGATCCTCTGTGATCAGTACGGCGTTGCACACGTCGACCTGAACTTCGGGTGCCCGGTGCCGAAGGTGACCCGCAAGGGCGGCGGCGCGGCGCTGCCGTGGAAGCGGAACCTGCTCGGCGCGATCCTGCGGTCCGCGGTGCACGCCGCGACGCCGTACGGCGTACCGGTGACGATGAAGACCCGGATCGGGATCGACGCTTCGCACCAGACCTATCTGGACGCGGGACGGATCGCCGAGGAGTCGGGCGCGGCGGCGATCGGGCTGCACGGCCGGACGGCGGCGCAGGCCTACTCGGGGCAGGCGGACTGGTCCGCGATCGCTGCGCTGGTGGAGCACGTTTCGATTCCGGTGCTCGGCAACGGCGACATCTGGGAGGCCGGCGACGCACTCCGGATGGTCGCGGAGACCGGCTGCGCCGGGGTGATCGTCGGCCGCGGGTGCCTCGGGCGGCCGTGGTTGTTCCGCGATCTGGCGGCGGCCTTCGCCGGGGAAGACGTACTGGCGCTGCCGACGCTCGGCGAGGTTGCCGCGGTGATGCGCCGGCACGGCGAACTGCTCGCCGAGCTGATGGGGGAGCAGCGCGGCCTGCGCGACTTCCGCAAACACGTCTCGTGGTACCTGAAGGGCTTCCCCGCCGGCGGCGAACTCCGCGCCGCCCTGGGCATGGTCGACACCCTCGCCACCCTAGACGCCCTGCTCTCCCAACTCGACCCGACCGTGCCGTTCCCGGTAGCCGAGCTGGGCGCCCCCCGCGGCCGCCAGGGCAGCCCCCGCGACCACGTCATCGTCCCCCAAGGCTGGCTGGACGACACCGACGGCCTGACCGCCGACCTGGCGGACGCCGAAATCGGAGTCTCCGGCGGCTGACCGGCGTACTGCGGAGGGCACCAGAAGATCTTCTGCACCCTCGACGGGTTCGGCTCGTACGACGGGGGCGACTGGGGCGGGTGCTGGGGTAAGGCCGGCCCGGAGTTTCTCGCCCGGCGGACGGAGGTGTACGCCGACGAGCAACGGCTGGTGCTCGGGGCGAACACCTACCGGCAGTTCTGGCCGCGCTCTGGTCGGCCCTCAGCGGCCGAACGATCCAGTGAATCTGCGGACGCTCGGCCTGCCGGCCACTGTCGTCTCCAGCACTCTCGACGACCCACTCGAACGGGAGCACACGACTTCGGCGCTGCCGACTTCGACCTGGAACTCCTGGAATCCCGCACCCTCGACGGAAACACCCAGGGCTCATCTACCGGCCAGCACCCCACACCTGATCAAGGTCTTTGACCGACCCCACCCGTACGGCGTCCTCGTCCACGCCCGGCGGCTCGAACGTCCCGAGATGCTCGGCCAGCACGGCATCCGCAACATCCCGCCGCCGTGGATCGGCCCGGTTCGCGTCCCTGCGGGCACGCACCGTCGCATGGTCCACGTCGACGTACACCAAGGTGAACCGCACCGCGGCCGCCTCCGCCAGCGTCCGCCACCCGTCGCGCAGGAACCGCGGCGAACTGGTGTCGTCGACGACCACCGACGTACCCGTCGTCAGCAGCTCCCGCACCTCCGCCGACGCGATCGCGTGCGTCCTTCCCCACTCCTCGAGCGGGATCCCGTCCCCGCCCCACAACCCGCGCCGCTCGTTGATCTCGTCAAGACTCACGACCCGCGCCGGCAACCGCCGCGCCAACTCCCGAGCGACGGTGCTCTTCCCGGAGAACGAGGTCCCACACAACAAAACCAACCTGGCCGTCACCCCACCACCCAATCCGAACCACGCGCCCGGAGCAAGCGCACGCGTTGCCGATCTGGGGACAACTCCTGGTGTGGCGGAACAAGCAATTGCCTGTGCCGTGCCCCCGCGGAGTGTTCCCGGTTCCGCCGGGTGGTCGCGTGATGCGGGGTCGAGGACGCTGGGCGGGCGCCTCCTTCAGCGGGCGTTCTCGGAGCGGCAAGCGACGTAGTGGGCGACCGCCTTGGCGGTGTCGTACTCCGGGGTGAACCTGGTGTCCGGGGTGAACCTGGTGTCCGGGGTGAGGCGGGCGATGTCGAGGTGCGGGTTCGGCCGGCCGCCGGGCTCGTACGACTGCCACCGCCGCGACGCCAAGGACCTGTCCGCGCTGCTGCAACGCATCCGCGAGCTTCCGGTTGACGAGCGGCCGACCGCTCGACACGTTGTACGTCGAGTCGTACCGCGCGCGCTGAACCGGACGATGGTTGTGGCTCAGCGCCGCGGCCGTCATCAGCAGCGCGATCGCCCGCCCCGCGTCCGGCGCGTAGCACGAGTCGCCGCCGTCCTCGGCGTACAGCGGATCCGGCGCCCCCCGCAGTACGGCGCTCACGTACGGCGGGACGAAGTTGAACGGCGACTCCGGATCCATCAACGGCCCCCACGTCGACCCGATCCGCAAGATCACCGGCTGCACGCCAGAACTTGGAGAGCATGCGTCGTCAACGGCTCGACGGCCTTCTTGAACGCGATGATCAGGTGCGGCACCTCGACCGCCGGCAGCGGCATCCCTTCGCGCCAAGGGCTTTCGTCCTGCCCGATGTACACCCCGAGGCTGCTCGCGACCGCGAACCGCCGTACGCCCGTGCCGCGTCCAGCGCGTTGAAGAGCCCCGCGGCATCGGTGCGGAAGTACGCGACCGGATCGTCGCCGGGAATGCTGCCCGCAAGATGCACGATTTCGCTGACGTCGTACCGCGTGCCAAGCGTGGGGAACGCATCCCGAGCCCCGCCCCGGTCACAAGGATCATGCCGCCGACGCTAGGGGTACGTCGTCGCCCACGTCTTGAACCAAATCCCGCAAACCCTTGACCTGGCGGGTGATCCAGGGGAGCTTGGACGGCAATGCACTTACGAGTCACTTCCGAACGTAGTTCGTAAGTAGGTACAGCCGAACCTGGTTCGTCAAAGGAGTGCCGTGGACATCGTGATCGGGGTCGTCACGCACGCGACCCACGACGAGCTGTTCCACGACGCCGCGCGCACGTTGCGCGGCGTGGACCTGAAGTGGGTCAGCTACGACCACGAGGACGAGATCCGAGACCGGGTCGCCGAGTTCCTGAGTACGACGCGGCTCGACGGCTTCCTGGCCGGCCCGGTGCCGTACACGGCGAGCCAGGAACTCCTCCCGCCGGGTCTGCCGGTCGGCGTGATCCGGTCGTCGGCGCTCGACCTGACGCTCGCGCTCTACCGTGCGCAGGAACGCGGCTGGGGCCGTACGCCGGTCAGCATCGACACGTTCCCGGCCGAGGCGGTCGAGGCGGTGGCCACCGCGCTGGACCTCGACCAGGACCAGGTCGACTGCTTGCCCTATGCACCGACCCAGACCGTGGACGAGATCGCCGCGTTTCACCGGGACGCGTTCGCACGGTTCGGGGAGCGCAGCTACGTGATCAGCGTGCGCGCCGCCGTCCGCGAGCAACTGGCCGGCCAGATCCCGATCATGAGCGGGATGCCGGTGCCGGCCACGATCCGGACCGAGCTGCACGAGCTCGCGCTGCGGATCGAGTCGGAGCGGGCCAGTGCGCAACGGTTCGCGGCCGGGATGTTCCTGATCTCGGACGCGCCGGACGAGGAACGGGCCCGGATCGGGCTGATGAACCACCTGCACAACACCCCCGAGTTCGCCGGCGCCTGGATCGAGAACCGCGGGCGCCGTGGTGTCGTCGTCTTCGCCCACAAGGCGTTGTTCGAGCGGATCACCCGCAACTGGGTCGCCGTACCGGCGCTCGCCGAGGCCGCCGCGGCGCTCGGTGCACGGATCTCCGCCGGTTTCGGGGTCGGCGTCTCGGCCCGCAACTGCGTGCTGCTCGCCGAGCAGGCCGCGGCGCGTGCCGAGCTCGCCGTCGAACCGTGCGCGTACCTGTTCGAGGACAGCGGTGTCGTGATCGGCCCGATGGGACCGGCCGGCGAGGCGCTGCGGTACTCGTACCGTTCGCACGGCGACGACGTGGAACACCTCGCGAAGTACGTCGGTCTGAGCGCCGCCACCGTCTCCCGGCTGGCGGCGCTGGACCAGGAACTGCAAGGCCGCACGCTCTCGCCTGGGGAGCTTGCCGGTCATCTCGGAATCACGGACCAGAGCGGGCGCCGCCTGATCCGGACCCTCGACGCAGGCGGCCTGGTGAGCGTCGAGGGAACCGCCCAGCACCACCCCAAAGGACGCCC harbors:
- a CDS encoding antibiotic biosynthesis monooxygenase family protein; translated protein: MFVVIRFRVGESEQAGFGERLRAAVDVLALQKGFVAARTGRNVDDPELLALTLEFENVGSYRRALSPYDVKLTAVPLLSQAIDEPTAYEDLLM
- a CDS encoding glycine--tRNA ligase, whose product is MPVETVDAVVSLSKRRGFVYPCGEIYGGTKSAWDYGPLGVELKNNVRSQWWRTMVTGRDDIVGLDSSVILPTQVWEASGHLAEFVDPLTECQSCHKRFRDDHLREDYARRKNKDADNVKLAEIACPNCGNKGTFTEPRMFNGLLKTYLGPVESSEGLHYLRPETAQGIFVNFANVMGTARKKPPFGIAQVGKSFRNEITPGNFIFRTREFEQMEMEFFVEPGSDEDWHEYWLKARWDWYTGLGLSADNMRFYEHPKEKLSHYSKRTVDIEYRFNFGGKEFDELEGIANRTDFDLSTHSKHSGADLSYFDQEKGERWTPYVIEPAAGLTRNVLAFLLDAYTEDEAPNAKGGVDKRTVLRFDPRLAPVKAAVLPLSRNADLSPKARDLAAELRKNWNVDFDDAGAIGRRYRRQDEIGTPYCITVDFDTLEDQAVTIRERDSMKQERVALTEVTGYLAQHLVGC
- the dusB gene encoding tRNA dihydrouridine synthase DusB, yielding MLKLGNLTIQTPVVLAPMAGITNAAYRRLCAEQGAGLYVCEMITSRGIVEGDQKSLDMLTFDARETVRSVQLYGVDPTYIGRAVQILCDQYGVAHVDLNFGCPVPKVTRKGGGAALPWKRNLLGAILRSAVHAATPYGVPVTMKTRIGIDASHQTYLDAGRIAEESGAAAIGLHGRTAAQAYSGQADWSAIAALVEHVSIPVLGNGDIWEAGDALRMVAETGCAGVIVGRGCLGRPWLFRDLAAAFAGEDVLALPTLGEVAAVMRRHGELLAELMGEQRGLRDFRKHVSWYLKGFPAGGELRAALGMVDTLATLDALLSQLDPTVPFPVAELGAPRGRQGSPRDHVIVPQGWLDDTDGLTADLADAEIGVSGG
- a CDS encoding AAA family ATPase, which produces MTARLVLLCGTSFSGKSTVARELARRLPARVVSLDEINERRGLWGGDGIPLEEWGRTHAIASAEVRELLTTGTSVVVDDTSSPRFLRDGWRTLAEAAAVRFTLVYVDVDHATVRARRDANRADPRRRDVADAVLAEHLGTFEPPGVDEDAVRVGSVKDLDQVWGAGR